One Patescibacteria group bacterium genomic window, CTTTCGTGCAGGTCGGAACTTACCCGACAAGGGGCTTCGCTCTAATTACCGATTAAATCGGTATTGGACTATATCTTTCCCGACCTAGTCGGGATCCGACGTATAGTCTCTGAGGATTTTAGAAACTTAGGAAATTGTTGTTTATTTATCTTTGAAGCTAATTTTGCGATTCTTTTAACTCCAGAAGTTTTTAAGTGTTCTTTTTCCCCCATTAGATCAAGAGCTTTTACAAAAGTTTTAAATGATTCATCTTTACTTGTCCGTAAATGATGCTCCCTAAAAAAGGGAATAATTTTTTCTCTTAAATCTTTTAAGGAACGAACACAATATCTCCAAAGATTTTCTTTATGGTTGTCATGACGACGGTTAACAAAAATTCTTCCGCACTCAAAGAAGCTTTGAACAGCTTTAAGAGCTTTTAAGCTCTTTTCTCCTTGAGTTACGATAAATTCCGGCATTACCTGCCAGCCAATCTTACTTGTGGAATTCCTGTTAATGCTTATACAAAAGCACCCCTCGCCATCGACAAAACCGACAATCCATCCTTCTGTTTCTAATCTTTCCTGCTGATTAGTCGTACTCGACATATTTTTACTTACCTATGTGTAGTCTTACACATAGAATGAGTAATGTCAAGAATAACCGACTTTCCCAGCATATGGTCGGATTTTTCCCGCCAATTATTTATGCACGAGACGGGAGAGGTTTGAATACCTCACTATGGCAGCGAGGCTTCTTTCAGCCTTTACCATAGAACAGTTATAGTTACTGCTGCCGTTCACTCGGGCTTTGACCAACAGCCTCTCCTTGCGGAGTCACTATCAGTTTTAACCTACGAGCACTGGGCAGGTGTCAGCCTCTATACTTTGCCTTTCGGCTTTGCAGAGACCTGTGTTTTAGTTAAACAGTCGACAAGCGTTATTAACTTCGACCCCGCCAAAGGCGGGGCAAGGCATCTCGTAAACTTACGCCTAGCTATTTTGCCGAGTTCCTTGAGC contains:
- a CDS encoding LAGLIDADG family homing endonuclease, producing the protein MSSTTNQQERLETEGWIVGFVDGEGCFCISINRNSTSKIGWQVMPEFIVTQGEKSLKALKAVQSFFECGRIFVNRRHDNHKENLWRYCVRSLKDLREKIIPFFREHHLRTSKDESFKTFVKALDLMGEKEHLKTSGVKRIAKLASKINKQQFPKFLKSSETIRRIPTRSGKI